One window of Marmota flaviventris isolate mMarFla1 chromosome 5, mMarFla1.hap1, whole genome shotgun sequence genomic DNA carries:
- the LOC114106410 gene encoding zinc finger protein ZFP2 isoform X1: MEREHVWHSTLGETWEPGNWLEGQQEKHLGQMAFTHEETLTERRVCRGDEFERFSNQGSVLDTPQSISMAKRSCNWISQGKDSKQNSELMKNQRMFVGKKIYECNECRKTFSQSSSLLKHQRIHTGEKPYRCNVCGKHFIERSSLTVHQRIHTGEKPYKCSECGKAFSQSMNLTVHQRTHTGEKPYQCKECGKAFRKNSSLIQHERIHTGEKPYKCNECGKAFTQSMNLTVHQRTHTGEKPYECNECGKAFSQSMHLIVHQRSHTGEKPYECSECGKAFSKSSTLTLHQRNHTGEKPYKCNKCGKSFSQSTYLIEHQRLHSGVKPFECNQCGKAFSKNSSLTQHRRIHTGEKPYECMVCGKHFTGRSSLTVHQVIHTGEKPYECNECGKAFSQSAYLIEHQRIHTGEKPYECDQCGKAFIKNSSLIVHQRTHTGEKPYQCTECGKAFSRSTNLTRHQRTHT, from the coding sequence ATGGAAAGGGAACATGTCTGGCATTCAACCTTAGGGGAAACCTGGGAACCTGGAAATTGGTTAGAGGGGCAACAGGAGAAACATCTAGGCCAAATGGCATTTACCCACGAGGAAACCCTCACAGAGAGAAGGGTATGTAGAGGGGATGAATTTGAAAGATTTTCCAATCAGGGTTCAGTCCTTGATACACCACAAAGCATTTCCATGGCAAAAAGATCCTGTAATTGGATTTCACAAGGAAAAGACTCCAAACAAAATTCTGAATtaatgaaaaatcaaagaatgttTGTAGGAAAGAAAATCTATGAATGTAATGAATGCAGGAAAACCTTCAGCCAGAGCTCATCACTTCTTAAGCACCAGAGGATCCATACTGGGGAGAAACCATATAGATGCAATGTATGTGGCAAGCATTTTATTGAACGCTCATCTCTTACTGTACACcaaagaattcatactggagagaaaccttacaaatgtagtgagtgtgggaaagccttcagtcaGAGCATGAATCTTACCGTTCATcaaagaactcatactggagagaaaccttatcaGTGCAAagagtgtgggaaagccttccgCAAGAATTCATCCCTTATTCAACATgaaagaattcatactggagagaaaccctataaatgtaatgaatgtgggaaagcctttacaCAAAGCATGAATCTTACTGTGCATCAGAGAACTCATACAGGAgaaaaaccctatgaatgtaatgaatgtggaaaagccttcagtCAAAGCATGCATCTTATTGTTCATCAGAGAAgtcacactggagaaaaacctTATGAGTGTAgtgaatgtggaaaagcctttagtAAGAGTTCAACTCTTACCCTACATCAGCgaaatcacactggagaaaaacctTACAAATGTAACAAATGTGGGAAATCCTTTAGCCAAAGTACATACCTTATAGAACATCAGAGACTGCACTCTGGAGTAAAACCTTTTGAATGCAATCAGTGTGGAAAAGCTTTCAGTAAGAATTCATCACTTACTCAACATcggagaattcatactggagagaagccttatgaGTGTATGGTATGTGGCAAACATTTCACTGGGCGATCATCCCTTACTGTACATCAGGttattcacactggagagaaaccttatgaatgcaatgaatgtggaaaagccttcagcCAGAGTGCATATCTTATTGAGCATCAAAGAATTCATACTggtgagaaaccctatgaatgtgaTCAGTGTGGGAAAGCTTTCATTAAGAATTCATCCCTTATAGTACATCAGAGAACtcatacaggagagaaaccctatCAGTGTActgaatgtggaaaagccttcagtCGGAGTACAAACCTTACAAGACATCAAAGAACTCACACCTAA